In Laspinema palackyanum D2c, the genomic stretch ATTTTAACTTGAGTGATTCCGGCAGCATTTTCTCGCGCCGAGGTATCAATGGTATTCGTAGCGTCTAGGACTTGGTGGATTGCGGTGACTTGTTCTTTAGCGACGATGGAAATTTCGGCGGTACTGGCAACGACTTGATGGATCGCTTCACGAACGCCTCGAAATGCCTCAGCGGTTTGTTGGGTAATCTGACTACTCGCGCTGACGGTGGTGGTTCCTTCCTGGGTGACTTTGATGGTAGAACGGAGGGTAGCTTCGATATCTGCGAGTAGGAGGTGAATTTTATCGGCGGATTCTTTACTGCGATCGGCGAGTTTGCGGATTTCAGTGGCAATCACCCCAAATCCTCTGCCTTTATCCCCGGCACGAACGGCTTCGATCGCAGCATTTAAAGCCAGCATATTCGTCTGGGTGGCTAGTTGGGCGACTAATTGGGCAATTTCGGCGATTTGATGGGTTTTTTGGTTTAAACAGCCGATTTCCCCGGCGATATCCTGCACTTTTTGTTCGAGGGTTGCCATTGTCGCTAAAGTTTGGGCGACGGCGGTGGCACCTTGATGGGTGAGGGTGAGGGCGCGATCGGCACAGGCGGATGAATGGGTGGTTTCCTCTGCTGCTTGTTGAGAGGAGAAGCTTAAGCGATCGAGGTGGGTAGTGGTTTCGCTGGTGGCAGCGGATTGGAAGACGGCGCTGCGTTCCTGTTGTTCAATGGTGGCGGCAATTTCCGCAGCGGATTTGGCGATCGCAGCGGCTTGTTGGTTCATTTTTTGGCCGATCGCTGCGGAAATTTTTGCGCCGATGATGATTCCTAACAGGGTGGT encodes the following:
- a CDS encoding methyl-accepting chemotaxis protein is translated as MDVYLSFSIPSTGEPELEGYERWDNTFYEQSEKLRYLIQSPDQRETLKQIIELGDRVNEFDRRLISYIKLGKMNKAEQTARSGEGKQAATRLKELVEKFTATEQVILAGRTQERADALVFLSQVVFGTAGITTLLGIIIGAKISAAIGQKMNQQAAAIAKSAAEIAATIEQQERSAVFQSAATSETTTHLDRLSFSSQQAAEETTHSSACADRALTLTHQGATAVAQTLATMATLEQKVQDIAGEIGCLNQKTHQIAEIAQLVAQLATQTNMLALNAAIEAVRAGDKGRGFGVIATEIRKLADRSKESADKIHLLLADIEATLRSTIKVTQEGTTTVSASSQITQQTAEAFRGVREAIHQVVASTAEISIVAKEQVTAIHQVLDATNTIDTSARENAAGITQVKIAIQQLNDAAQALEAMV